TTAATTTGTCAAACCTTTTcattataattttgatatttcttTGACTTTATTGCATCTCTTTTTTTCCCATGATTCTCGCACAAAATTTGAGTGAGTAaattatacacatatatataccttCATACAGCTTTAATTGCATCAAAACTTGTTGTTCATAAAAGTAGTTTGAATAAGTTGGTATTCTTTTTCTTGATTCCCGCAGAaaagtttgattttaaaaatactttttttaattttcgaaAGTTACGTGTgtaaaatggaaagaaataaaatagctTAGAAAGGCGTAGAAGAAACAAACAATGAGAAGACGAAGATAGATGCCTAAACAAATTTAGTGGCATCGTCAACTctatcatatcaatttcacaccagatattgattcaaatttaataaatatatagtcTAGTTTAAACAGCTCTATTTATCAATTTAGTTAAATCCGAGTTTCGTAATACTTAACTCAAACAATTCGTGAGAATTATTAAACTATTCATTTCACTTATACCGTTGTAAAACTTAAGTGATTTTACACCATTCTATAACTTTCTTTTAAATGATTAttcgtaaaaaattataaaatggtatAAGATTTTAGACCGATGTAAGTGGATCTCTCATTTCTAAATAATTCATATTATTAacgttttatttttaatatataagcTTGATTTTTAAACTAAACTCAAACTTGAACTTGAATACATACAAGGTTAAGTTTAAATTAGTATAAAATTAATGAATAAACTTAATTGAGCTTGAATCGAGTAACTActaataagataaatatataatGTTTAATGttaattgattatttattttatattgttaaGGCGTAGTTTTATATTATTGGAATACCAGTAAGAGTGTAGCacaaaattgaataatttaaggtatagtaaaatgtaatttaatgTGGATACAAAATGCAGTTTCATAACATGTTTCTACTTTCtattattcaaaatttaataataaacaatcaaaaccatttatatatatacactacAAAATATCAATCTTTTTAAAAGTATATGAGTAactttttctaaatatttttaaaattgatttgattttattGCATTTTCAATTGTCACCATGTAAATGATAGTATATAAAGCACAATTTTATTGCAAAAGAAAAAGGCCGAAACCAAAGCAACGCTAGTTTTGGGGTGGGTCGGCCTTCCCCTAGACAATCCATCGTGGCTTTGTCACATCTTTATGTTCTTCTCCTCTTGCATTCGATTGTTTAAGAATTGTGTTATTCCTCTATTCCTATGacatttattaataataatatgttaaattcaAAAGACAAGAATCTATATAAAATGGCTTAGTTCTAATCTAGCATTCTTGACTTAAcctatatttaaataaatttataatttataaaaatgaatttaaattaattatttagacAAATTTTAAAGTTGgccaaaattatgaattccaATTAAGGTGATAAATTTTGGtactaaactaaataaaaaaattctaaattcaaGTTGAGTCAAAATTTTCTTTGGTACTGGTAATATTGATGTGTACCTATTAATTTTGTTTGTACAAGTTAAAAATGGGGTACCAACCATTATGAGGAAATTTGTTTttccttatttattttataattgttGAATGATGAATTGTTATGAATTTAGTATGAGTTGATTGTAATGTTAAtgcataaattaatttatttttcttgtttattttgttattttatctcacaattataaatattttgtatatataataaatatattaaaaataactaacattaaaaatataatagGTAAATTGTAAGTACACTCTAAAATGCTATTTTGGTTGgggaaatgtatatatatatatatatttatagaggAGAGAACTATTTTGTATTATAGATATTACTCAAACTTGCCTCATATATGAATAGAAAACTGCAAGTAGCATGAGCACGCATGGAAGACATCATTAATTAGAGCACTCAATTTGGCATAATCATTagtaattatttataatattaaaacttTCAAAAGTACAAATCATGTGTTTGGAAGGACATTCACTATTCAccttattattttatatgtttaacacaaataatttctatttttgtttGTTCGGCCTACTGAACTTGGGAAGGAAATACTTCTGCAAGCATCCAATTGTTATCCAAATTAAGATTTATCGTGGTGGATGGCTACAAATATCCAAAAGGAAGCCCAATCAATGAATCCAACCCAATGGAAATTGTTAAATCATCctcttttttcattttattaaatttatattctgTATAACATCAATTCAAATGGGTTGATTTTAAGTCTCATTTTCTATATAGATCCAACCTTGGACAATATATTTTAACTTGAGTTAGGTCTGGCCTGCTCAGAAtacattatattataaaaatattatattaattatttatgttatatttatatttatattaaatcactaaCCCAATAACAATTAAACCTATTACTCAAAATCTAAAAGAAGGAAATCTTATCCAACTAAATATAAAGTTTTAAAAGTATATTTAACAcaacaaaatatttattatatttacttgTGTTttctaaatattaataattttaatgtgttaaaaactttttattttatatttttaaataaaaataattaaaaatatcaaatatgaACAAACCGGTTAAGATTGAGTTCAGCCAAgcctaaataaaatataaacccATTTGTGAGCCAGGCCAGGGCTTAAAGATATGGTTTATTTACCTGACCCAGCCCAACCATCAACACCTCCACCTATTTATATTTTGAGTTTATATTTGTATACTAAGGAAGGGTTGttgaaaagtaaataaaattttatatttataaagtaaatgatattttatcattttaaagctGCAATTTTacgatttaataattaattgCTTTTAGATTTGAATTATTAAGGGTTATACAAATTGAATTCATATCAAAATGAAGATTTTATTGAAGCTATATTTAGGTGGTGTAATCTCAAGACTGGAAGGATATTGACAAGGTGATGCCACTAGTTAGGAAAAAATAAAAGGAACAGGGTGATTCCCTTGCACATGACATGTGATGGCAAAATGGCAATGACCTTGTGTGTGTTTTTCATCTGCATTTGATTGATTTGGATACAGACAAGTAAGGGATCTGACAACCTCGATTATTGAGCTGCCTCTCAtttccctttttttcttctttactGTTGTTTTCCTACTTTTTTcagtaaatttgaaattttagattttattaaaatatgtctatgatttAAGGAAAGGTTATAGAATGACTTACATCATTTGAGACAGACGTGTTATTaagattatttatatatttacaaTCATGTTTGCGAGTAAAATATGAGAATATTATGTTGGAATGTTAAATTACTCTCAAAATGTTAGATGATTTAAACTAAACGTCCCAACTCCCAACGTTGTCCTTTTTCTTCTCCGGCTTAGACTTCTCGAAACGGACCTCTAAAATACCGAAACTGACCTTGGACTCTGGCCTCCATGCCTTGGATCTCTACCGTCTGTCCTTCCCGTAACCATTGTTTAGTTTCGTTGGAAGCACCGAACCCATCTCATCTCAAAGCCTCCGATCTCTGATCTTTCAAAATAGTATGTTCTTAAGCATGTGTTTGACCTTACGGGGTCTTTCGAGTCCATTGTGACTTGAGTTTTCCGGTCCTTTTTTACTTTGTCACTTGATATGGCCTCCCACTGCATATGTTGTTTTAGGTTCAGAAAAGTTTTCAACGCCATGGTGTCGAGGGTCTCCACATCAATATTTGGGAAAATTATTGGTGCCGACTTAGGCCTCCCCCTAAGCCACGCCTTCACATGGAtcatcaattttaaatttttaaatgttaatttaattcagtaatattattaaatttttaggtgaaaattaAAACGTCaggaattattaaaatttaataatttaacaattttttagtaaatgattaaattccagatatataaaaataatcacATTAGCTAATAGAAGATCTcggaaaattactaaaataatatgaatgctaataaattacataaaaaattgttaaactattaaattttaataattcctTAGTTTTCACCCAAAAGTTTAATAATATtaccaaattaaattaatttttaaattttcttaaaatataaaaattataactgATAATCCATGTTAGGGGAGGCTTGACACGGATTTGACTCATCAATGTATCAAAATTTACCCCAAAATCAAGGCCAAAATAGACATCCACAATTCTGATTATTTTTTTACTGTAGAAAACATACTAATTTTGCATTCATATCATTTTAAAAAAACattattttttcatattatttgGGTAATTTTCCCTCAATATTGAGTTGCCCTTGATGGTTGGGTGTGCCAAACACCCAATTTTTTCTTTCATTGAGCAATAGGACTGAGGCATTTAACTCCTTTCCCCGCTCTAAGAGTTCGGGCTTGGGCTTGTGAATGTGATGTTGATCTCCTTTAGCTTGTAATCGTTTCTTTCTTTATGTAAAACTTCAAATTTTGATTCAGAACAGAAGACTTTGTAAAGGTGAGCTTCTTTTTTTCTTACTTGAGCTGTTGAAGCCTTCAAAGTAACAAATTAGAACCGTTGAAAAGGGGTTTACAGTACTACTGAGTGCTGTCCCCACCTTTTTTTTATTGTTCAATATGCAACTCATTGAAGTCCCATTTACAGTAGGGGAGGTCCAAATTCCAGCAGGCTTTACTCACATTTCACTAAAAAAAAACCTAAGAAAAATCATACAGTAACCAAACCCTGACTCTGGTTTCTTTTCTATCTATAAAAAGCCTACCATGGTTAGAAGCTTAGTGATATAATCCAGGCagtcctttcctttcctttttctcctCTTACATGCTTCTTGGTACCCAAGGTTTCAGCCATGGCGACAATGCTGAGATCTCTGCTAACTTTCACACTCTTCACGCTTCTTTTCTCCTACGTTTCTGGTACTCTCTTACACTTGGAAGTTTTTAACTTGGTTATATGTACGGTCTTTTATAACATTTGCTTCTTTTTGTTTTCAACAGCAACAACAATAACACTCTACAACAAGTGCCCTCATCCAGTGTGGCCAGGTATCCAACCCAGCGATGGGAAGCCACTTTTAGCTCGCGGTGGCTTTAAACTTCGACCCAACAAGGCCTACTCCATGCGTCTCCCTCCCCTCTGGTCCGGTCGTTTCTGGGGTCGTCACGGCTGCTCCTTCGACGCATCCGGACGCGGCCGTTGCGCTACTGGTGACTGCGGCGGTTCCCTCTTCTGTAACGGCCTCGGCGGTGCCCCGCCTGCTACGCTAGCCGAAATCACCCTCGGCCAGGACCAGGATTTCTACGACGTGAGCTTGGTGGATGGCTACAACATAGCAATGTCAATAACCCCATTCAAAGGCTCAGGCAAATGTAGCTACGCTGGGTGTGTGAGTGACTTGAACTTAATGTGCCCCGTTGGTTTACAAGTGAGATCGAAGGATAACAAGCGAGTGGTAGCTTGTAAAAGTGCTTGCTTTGCTTTCAACTCGCCGAGGTATTGCTGCACTGGGACCTTCGGGAACCCCCAGTCATGCAAGCCAACAGCGTATTCGAAGATTTTCAAGGCAGCTTGTCCCAAAGCATATTCCTATGCATACGATGATCCAACCAGCATTGCTACTTGCACCCGCGGCAATTATTTGGTCACTTTTTGCCCCCATCGTCGCTAGAAttgttattttatatatacttAGTAATAACTATCATCAAAGTTAGATGCTATATCTACTACGTATATTACTTACTGTCTAATATCTTCGTATACTATATGTTGCTTTCTATGTAGTAGTGGGACTTATTAATTAgaaacattttattatatatggcGAATTTTTGTTAGCTTTTTTCTTATTAGATCTGCTAATAAGAGAATATCTGTGTGGGTGGCGGTGGTGTTGGCCACTGGCCAGTGGGGGCCATGGGTCCTTGACCACGTGAGCTGCAGTTAAGATCTTTGAATATATTGACAAAAAAAAGGTATCTATGGCATCTGAGATAGCTCTTCatcatttcatcaaattttaataaTGTAGTATCTACTATATATGTTATGGTTTGGGTAAGGTCACATTCAGCTTGTATTTAATTGTATAATGTTGTAAaatattattcttttgagattgatttttatataataaaataaaaaaacactatataattttcaattatttttattttactaatttaacaAAAAGTTggtatgttttaatatattttttataaatacatTTGGGTGGCGGTGGAATCCATTGCAATTTACAGCTTAGAATGAAAGTGGGGTAATAAGGCTTTTGTAGTCGATTGATGAATCTTTGTTGCACTCGTTCCATCTCTAACCTCAAATCTCAATTGAAAtgagataaatatttttttaataaaaaaaactcaattttAACAAATGAGACTCAATATCCTACTAACTTCATTTTGAATATTTAAGATACTCATACCTAACactcaaaaaattaaaaaaaaaaaaaaaaaaactcgaatGTGAATGTTGAATATCTTAAAAATTGCttcttttaatcattttaaacttTTAGGAAGTTCATTAGGTAGATTTTTGGATGGGGAAAATGTATAATGAATAAAAGTTGTGTCAAGCTCTCTCTTTTGGTTCTATATATGTGGGATCTTATTATCATCATAGATTTCTATTTTCCATCTGTCTATTGAATTCATAGAAATGCTTGGAAGAGAAGAGTTTATTGAAAGCATAATATTTAAAGTGTGTTGGGTGAAACTGAAGTATAATTGAAAATCTCCAAATTTTGATTGTTCATAAATTATATTGAAGAAAAATGGTAAGTTGAATGATGGGGTTGTTTTGGAAAATTGAAATTCACGAGCTTCTATAAACTGAAAAACGTGATGACAGTGTGTGTCAGAGAGTTGTTGACAGCTAATCCCTTTTTTCTTTTAGAGCGCCAGTTAGCTGTTTGGGAAACTGTGCTAATAAGAACCCATAACTTTTTCCTCGCTTTGGAATTTTTTTACCACAACACTTGCTTcaatgttaaaaaattatttagttGATATTTTAGctcaattttaattgatttagtaAGATTTTATATCTTAATCAATTCTTTATTTAGTCTATCTAATTCAATCCCTTTTCTCAGTGTTGGCGCCCATTTTATCCTTACCAACCTACGCAGAGGTAATGAAATCTTTTACTTTAAGAGGCTAATCAACTGTTGAGACCATTTGTTAACTTTACCCTTCATAATCCACCAATTAATGCGAAACCCCGAGATTTAGCACAATAAAATCTCTAACTCATAATTGATTTAGAAAAAGAGAAGAATGAAAAACAAgagaaaatatattaattttttatccaACAATTCCGCCTAACATGTCCAATTAACATGTTTCAACTTAtccaaataaaattaataaaatatattcgaaactaaataaaaataaatttaaaatcaaaaaCAAAAATCTACCAATTCATCAATGCATGACTTAACCTTTGACAGCACTACTAAAATCTCATTTATGTAAAATTAAGAGTTTTACTTTCTTAAATATCGAATAATTTAAATCCACAAATCTAAgcaaataaatacaaataaaataataaaataatgggaAGCAGTGCACTCAACGAAAGAGGTCAAATATAAGAGCATTGCAAGGATAGAAAAGGAATAGAATAGGTTAAAATGTGACATACCTCCATCTActctttcaaaatttaaaatttaattttcatattt
This is a stretch of genomic DNA from Gossypium arboreum isolate Shixiya-1 chromosome 11, ASM2569848v2, whole genome shotgun sequence. It encodes these proteins:
- the LOC108453997 gene encoding thaumatin-like protein, coding for MATMLRSLLTFTLFTLLFSYVSATTITLYNKCPHPVWPGIQPSDGKPLLARGGFKLRPNKAYSMRLPPLWSGRFWGRHGCSFDASGRGRCATGDCGGSLFCNGLGGAPPATLAEITLGQDQDFYDVSLVDGYNIAMSITPFKGSGKCSYAGCVSDLNLMCPVGLQVRSKDNKRVVACKSACFAFNSPRYCCTGTFGNPQSCKPTAYSKIFKAACPKAYSYAYDDPTSIATCTRGNYLVTFCPHRR